One genomic segment of Gasterosteus aculeatus chromosome 6, fGasAcu3.hap1.1, whole genome shotgun sequence includes these proteins:
- the tsnax gene encoding translin-associated protein X isoform X2 produces the protein MNRREGEACPRRNADAALDRDAGAASSSPVVAAFKVFQQELDTKHDKHERLVKISRDVTIESKRTIFLLHRVTSVPNAEDILKEAEVKLDAVRQKIGQIAEELRGEDLFQFHRAFTPGIQEYVEAVSFLHYIRHRGLISLEEINARLVFSTAEKGTAEEPQTAGPALTFQVTPSDYLLGVADLTGELMRMCISSVGNGDIDTPFQLSQFLRQIHDGFSYIGNTGPYEVSKKLHTLRQSLGKVEDACYALRVRGSEIPKHMLADVFSSRTALPDPEEGVV, from the exons ATGAATAGGCGAGAAG GTGAAGCGTGTCCCCGCAGAAACGCTGACGCAGCGCTGGACCGAGATGCTGGCGCCGCCTCATCCTCGCCGGTCGTTGCTGCTTTCAAAG TTTTCCAGCAGGAGCTCGACACCAAACACGACAAACACGAGCGTCTTGTTAAGATCAGCCGAGACGTCACCATCGAAAGCAAGAGGaccatttttcttttacatcgAGTGACCAG TGTACCAAATGCAGAGGATATTCTGAAAGAAGCAGAGGTGAAGCTGGATGCAGTCAGGCAGAAAATTGGTCAAATTGCTGAAGAACTCCGAGGAGAGGATCTCTTTCAGTTTCACAGAGCGTTCACACCAG GAATCCAGGAGTATGTGGAGGCCGTCTCTTTCCTGCACTACATCCGCCATCGCGGCCTCATCAGCCTGGAGGAGATCAACGCCAGACTGGTTTTCAGCACCGCTGAGAAG GGCACAGCCGAGGAGCCGCAGACGGCAGGTCCTGCCCTGACCTTTCAGGTGACCCCCTCCGACTACCTGCTGGGCGTGGCCGACCTGACCGGGGAGCTGATGCGCATGTGCATCAGCAGCGTGGGCAACGGCGACATCGACACGCCGTTCCAGCTGAGCCAGTTCCTGCGGCAGATCCACGACGGCTTCTCTTACATCGGGAACACGGGCCCGTACGAGGTGTCCAAGAAGCTGCACACGCTGCGACAGAGCCTGGGCAAAGTGGAGGACGCCTGCTACGCCCTGCGCGTCCGCGGCTCGGAAATCCCCAAACACATGCTGGCCGACGTGTTCTCCAGCAGGACGGCGCTGCCCGACCCCGAGGAAGGCGTGGTTTGA
- the tsnax gene encoding translin-associated protein X isoform X1, producing the protein MNRREGEACPRRNADAALDRDAGAASSSPVVAAFKVFQQELDTKHDKHERLVKISRDVTIESKRTIFLLHRVTSVPNAEDILKEAEVKLDAVRQKIGQIAEELRGEDLFQFHRAFTPGIQEYVEAVSFLHYIRHRGLISLEEINARLVFSTAEKVDPEGTAEEPQTAGPALTFQVTPSDYLLGVADLTGELMRMCISSVGNGDIDTPFQLSQFLRQIHDGFSYIGNTGPYEVSKKLHTLRQSLGKVEDACYALRVRGSEIPKHMLADVFSSRTALPDPEEGVV; encoded by the exons ATGAATAGGCGAGAAG GTGAAGCGTGTCCCCGCAGAAACGCTGACGCAGCGCTGGACCGAGATGCTGGCGCCGCCTCATCCTCGCCGGTCGTTGCTGCTTTCAAAG TTTTCCAGCAGGAGCTCGACACCAAACACGACAAACACGAGCGTCTTGTTAAGATCAGCCGAGACGTCACCATCGAAAGCAAGAGGaccatttttcttttacatcgAGTGACCAG TGTACCAAATGCAGAGGATATTCTGAAAGAAGCAGAGGTGAAGCTGGATGCAGTCAGGCAGAAAATTGGTCAAATTGCTGAAGAACTCCGAGGAGAGGATCTCTTTCAGTTTCACAGAGCGTTCACACCAG GAATCCAGGAGTATGTGGAGGCCGTCTCTTTCCTGCACTACATCCGCCATCGCGGCCTCATCAGCCTGGAGGAGATCAACGCCAGACTGGTTTTCAGCACCGCTGAGAAGGTAGATCCCGAG GGCACAGCCGAGGAGCCGCAGACGGCAGGTCCTGCCCTGACCTTTCAGGTGACCCCCTCCGACTACCTGCTGGGCGTGGCCGACCTGACCGGGGAGCTGATGCGCATGTGCATCAGCAGCGTGGGCAACGGCGACATCGACACGCCGTTCCAGCTGAGCCAGTTCCTGCGGCAGATCCACGACGGCTTCTCTTACATCGGGAACACGGGCCCGTACGAGGTGTCCAAGAAGCTGCACACGCTGCGACAGAGCCTGGGCAAAGTGGAGGACGCCTGCTACGCCCTGCGCGTCCGCGGCTCGGAAATCCCCAAACACATGCTGGCCGACGTGTTCTCCAGCAGGACGGCGCTGCCCGACCCCGAGGAAGGCGTGGTTTGA